A stretch of the Zeugodacus cucurbitae isolate PBARC_wt_2022May chromosome 6, idZeuCucr1.2, whole genome shotgun sequence genome encodes the following:
- the LOC105213278 gene encoding protein toll-like, which translates to MYTGNHKTNVTVIDLSHNLLSEFNMERLIKGGIKRSFRINLTNNSIKRIFGSLNMPIITGDFVSEIKISGNPIVCDWKFVWIYNANSRVIFTDLQCKKTSNELLTDVAHMRRDELCDWQPIFCPTNCDCYTQSDWLTINCNGRQLDAIEQLPRPEQVDRTSSILDISVNQLTVLPANTIFGYANVTQLNASYNRITNVSLFQLPAKLTVLDLRSNRLKTLSADLLRGLLNDSDKLQSLYLSGNDWMCDCAAQHLLYTIRAQRLRIPDAELLDCHNLKNVTVLTANVDGLCQAVEGSPYLTASIITTALVIIISLLLIALFYKYNLEVKVWLHAHNILTCCIKESELDKNKKFDAFISYAHQDADFVNHTLLPRLEECEDPPFLICTHERNWLPGAYIPEQIIESIDQSRRTIIVLSQHFIESDWARMEFRTAHQSSLNEGRTRIILVKYGEITNNELVDKELRAYMQMNTYLDWEDPRFWDKLRYAMPHKAADRERNTDMLEANGRMYVMGQVELNSLRA; encoded by the coding sequence ATGTACACAGGAAACCACAAGACTAATGTGACTGTTATCGATTTGAGTCACAATCTTTTGAGCGAGTTTAATATGGAACGCTTAATTAAAGGTGGCATTAAACGTTCTTTTCGAATAAACTTAACGAACAATTCCATCAAAAGAATATTCGGTTCATTAAATATGCCAATTATAACTGGCGATTTTGTGAGCGAAATCAAAATATCTGGCAATCCCATCGTGTGCGATTGGAAATTCGTTTGGATTTATAATGCTAATTCTCGTGTAATTTTTACTGATTTACAATGTAAAAAGACGTCAAACGAATTATTGACGGATGTCGCACATATGCGACGCGATGAGTTGTGCGATTGGCAACCGATATTCTGTCCCACAAACTGCGACTGTTACACACAATCCGATTGGCTGACGATCAATTGTAATGGTAGACAACTCGACGCTATCGAACAGCTGCCACGCCCCGAACAAGTTGATCGCACGAGTTCAATACTCGATATTAGCGTTAATCAGCTGACCGTTTTGCCCGCGAACACCATCTTCGGCTATGCCAACGTTACGCAACTCAACGCCTCGTACAATAGAATCACAAATGTCAGTCTCTTCCAATTGCCGGCCAAATTAACGGTTTTAGATCTACGTAGTAATCGCCTAAAAACTTTAAGCGCTGACTTGTTACGCGGACTTCTCAATGACAGTGACAAACTACAGTCTTTGTATCTGAGTGGAAATGATTGGATGTGTGATTGTGCTGCGCAACATTTGTTGTACACCATACGCGCTCAAAGGTTACGGATACCCGATGCTGAGCTGCTAGACTGCCATAATCTAAAGAATGTTACAGTGCTCACAGCAAATGTGGACGGCTTGTGTCAAGCTGTTGAAGGTTCGCCGTATTTGACCGCAAGTATCATAACCACAGCATTAGTCATTATTATTTCACTTCTGCTTATCGcactattttataaatataatttggaaGTGAAAGTCTGGTTACATGCTCACAATATATTGACTTGTTGTATAAAAGAATCCGAAttggataaaaataaaaaattcgatgCTTTCATATCATATGCTCATCAAGATGCTGACTTCGTCAACCATACGCTACTGCCGCGCCTTGAAGAGTGCGAAGATCCACCATTTCTTATATGCACACACGAGCGTAATTGGCTGCCGGGAGCCTATATACCGGAACAGATTATCGAATCGATCGATCAGTCGCGTCGTACGATCATAGTGCTGTCGCAGCACTTCATCGAATCGGATTGGGCGCGCATGGAGTTTCGCACAGCACATCAGAGCTCGTTAAATGAGGGCCGTACGCGCATAATTCTTGTGAAATACGGTGAAATTACGAACAACGAGTTAGTGGATAAGGAATTGAGGGCATATATGCAGATGAACACATACTTAGATTGGGAAGATCCCAGATTCTGGGATAAATTACGCTATGCCATGCCACATAAAGCGGCGGATAGAGAACGGAATACCGATATGCTGGAAGCCAATGGACGAATGTATGTTATGGGACAAGTTGAGTTGAATAGTTTGCGTGCTTAA